The region GCCTGATTGTGGAGGAGGGCGTTCTCCGTGGGGTGGTCACCAGAATGGGGATGCGCTTTTTCGCCCCCCGTGTGGTCCTCACCACCGGCACCTATCTGGGCGGCAAGGTTCATATCGGGATGACCAGCTTCGCTTCGGGCCCCCTGGGGGAGATGCCCGCCACGGGGCTGACCGGTGCGCTCGAGGCCCGGGGCTTTCGACTGATCCGTCTCAAGACCGGCACGCCGCCGCGGATCCACGCCTCCACGGTGGACTGGCAGAGCCTGGACAGGCAGCCCAGCGACGACGAGCCGCTCTGCTTCTCCCACTGGGGGGAGCCGAAACGGTACAGCGGGTTTGCCTGCTACCTCACCAGGAGCACCCCGGAGACCCACCGGATCATCAACGGCTATCTGGACCAGTCGCCGCTGTTTACCGGGCAAATCGACGGCGTGGGGCCCCGGTACTGCCCCTCCATCGAGGACAGGGTGGTGAGGTTCCCCCACCGGGAGGGACACCAGGTCTTTCTGGAGCCGGTAGCCCGGGACAGTGTGGAGATCTACATGCAGAACTTCTCCTCCAGCCTGCCCTTCGAGGCCCAGGTCAGAATGGTGCGCTCCCTGCCGGGCTGCGGGCGGGCCCATATCCTCCGGCCGGCCTACGCCATCGAGTACGACTGCATCGACCCCATCCAGCTCCATCCCTGGCTGGAGACCCGGCGTCTGCCGGGGCTCTACTGCGCCGGCCAGATCAACGGCACCTCCGGCTATGAGGAGGCCGCCGCCCAGGGGATGGTGGCCGGGATCAACGCTGTCCTGAACCTCTGGGGGGAGGACCCCCTGGTGCTGGACCGGGCCCAGGGCTACACAGGCGTCCTGGTGGACGATCTGGTTACCAAGGGCACCAGCGAACCCTACCGGATGTTCACCAGCCGCTGCGAGCATCGGCTGCTGCTGCGGCACGACAACGCCGACCGGCGGCTCGCCCCGGTCGGGCGACGGCTCGGGCTGGTCGACGACAGCCGGGGGCAGGTGCTGACCCGTCGCTGGAAGGCCATCGAGGAGGAGCAGCGGCGCCTCCGGGAGGTGCGTATCGCCCCTTCGGAGGGGCTGAACGAGGCCCTCCGGGCCGCCGGCGAGAGCCCCCTGCGG is a window of Synergistales bacterium DNA encoding:
- the mnmG gene encoding tRNA uridine-5-carboxymethylaminomethyl(34) synthesis enzyme MnmG; this translates as MTEQYDVIVVGGGHAGCEAALAAARMGASTLMLNLSLDNAALMACNPSVGGPAKGHLLREVDALGGEEGRAADATTLHIRWLNTSKGPAVRTLRAQCDMRAYHRWFKNTLEATEHLDVFQAMVTGLIVEEGVLRGVVTRMGMRFFAPRVVLTTGTYLGGKVHIGMTSFASGPLGEMPATGLTGALEARGFRLIRLKTGTPPRIHASTVDWQSLDRQPSDDEPLCFSHWGEPKRYSGFACYLTRSTPETHRIINGYLDQSPLFTGQIDGVGPRYCPSIEDRVVRFPHREGHQVFLEPVARDSVEIYMQNFSSSLPFEAQVRMVRSLPGCGRAHILRPAYAIEYDCIDPIQLHPWLETRRLPGLYCAGQINGTSGYEEAAAQGMVAGINAVLNLWGEDPLVLDRAQGYTGVLVDDLVTKGTSEPYRMFTSRCEHRLLLRHDNADRRLAPVGRRLGLVDDSRGQVLTRRWKAIEEEQRRLREVRIAPSEGLNEALRAAGESPLREGCTAEGLLKRPGVGYPLIARFAPPPEPLEKEVARRVEIETAYGGYVARQMKQVERMRRKEHVAIPPDFSYRGIHGLLSESVQKLEDVRPATLGQASRIAGVTPADVQLLWVALEARKRKGAEQ